CAGGGATGCCGCCTCTGTCGCGGCAGCCATTGCCCGCGCAAAGGCGACGGAAGGTAAAATTGATATTCTCGTCAACAATGCGGGCGTTTGCCGGTTAGGTAACTTCCTCGACATGAGCGAGGAGGACCGGGATTTACATATCGATATCAATATTAAAGGTGTCTGGAACGTCACAAAAGCCGTACTGCCCGAAATGATCGAGCGCAACGACGGTCGCATCGTGATGATGTCTTCCGTGACGGGCGATATGGTTGCCGATCCGGGCGAAACCGCCTATGCCTTATCCAAAGCTGCACTGATCGGTCTTACCAAATCACTGGCCGTGGAATTCGCGCAGGCGGGGATTCGTGTGAATGCGATCTGTCCAGGCTACGTGCGCACCCCGATGGCGGAAAGCATTGCCCGGCAGTCCAATCCGGATGATCCAGAGTCCGTGCTGACCGAGATGGCGAAAGC
This Citrobacter enshiensis DNA region includes the following protein-coding sequences:
- the ucpA gene encoding SDR family oxidoreductase UcpA; its protein translation is MGKLTGKTALITGASQGIGEGIARVFARHGANLILLDISDEIEKLADELGGRGHRCTAVHADVRDAASVAAAIARAKATEGKIDILVNNAGVCRLGNFLDMSEEDRDLHIDINIKGVWNVTKAVLPEMIERNDGRIVMMSSVTGDMVADPGETAYALSKAALIGLTKSLAVEFAQAGIRVNAICPGYVRTPMAESIARQSNPDDPESVLTEMAKAIPMRRLASPLEVGELAAFLASDESSYLTGTQNVIDGGSTLPESVSVGV